The genomic region TGCTACTGTCAATCTGTCACTTGAGCCAAACAAGTCTCCTTTGAAAATTAATCACTTTACAACTTTTGCTGAAAAATACATGTGatccttggcttttttttttccattcaaatacattcatctttaaaaactcagtttagggcttcccttgtggcttagcgggtaaagaatctgcctacagtgagggagacctggattcgatccctggattgggaagatcccctgggggagggcatggcaacccactccagtatttttgcctggagaatccccacgggcagaggagcctgacaggctacagtccaccgggtcgcaatgagtcagacatgactgagcaactaagcataagACCTATTATATAAGCATTAATAAAATTGTtaaagacctttaaaaaaaaaactcagtttatCCTACTTTTACCCTTCCTTCACCATTTTAACTTTAAtaattcatctctctctcttcttacaCTGGTAATAGACTTGAAAACTTTTTTGTACATAGTTGTATTCATTTTGTATAAGTTTTATTTCTATAACTGAATGacatttttttgtctctttgtttcaTCAGTAGCTGGTTCAGTGTTAGGAACCCAACTTGTGTTTATCTTCTCTAAGAAAATTGaacaatatataaatacacatcaCTCAtagttcaaagaaataaaatggaaaatttcagagCATAAACCTTTGCTAAGTAACCTCATTTAAGTAACATATTTGCTAAATTAATTCTTGTATATGCAGTCACTGtgagaataattttaatatacttttctccagggaaatcaaagcattttgttttttttctgccaTAAAACACACACTGATATACAAAAAATGTCAAGTGAGGAATTGGTGGGAGAATATAGTTATCTAACTTTCTAGTGTCCTGAACTATTTAGTGCATCTTGTGTggcagcttttgtttgtttgtttgtttttatgccagCTGGCTAGTTTAGAATCTCTAGATAAATTTCTATTTGTAGTGACAAGTTTTTGGAGGATCATGGTAAACTCTGACTTCCTGACACATCCCTGTACCCTGGATTCATCACAGGGTACATTCACAAACATAGAGACAATTTGGTCATCTTTGCCATTTTCAAGAATGCATCGTCTTCTTCAGAGATTTGGCTGTTGAAGAGGCAGATTCTGAAGATCCATCAGCTGGGGTGCCTCTGATAAAGACAGTCTGGAGGGCTATCTACTTTCTGAAGGAGAGGGCCTTGCCTGCACCAACAGTCATAGAGTTTTGCTAACAGCCTGTTACAGTCTCATCTACCTCCAGATAAAGCTCAAGTCAACCTCAGGGAAATGTTCAAATATCCAAACGTCTAAGATGTCCCACATTTCCTTTTATTCAATCCCACCCAGCTGCAAACTGCAGAACATACTAATTAAGGCTAGTTCTTTCTATGCTGCAATGACAGAAGACTCAAGAAGTTCCAAATAAAACAAGTTATGCATACTTTCTACCTATGCAAATTTTATTATTCCTAAAGATTCCCCCAATTTACCATGTCAACCAGagtaaaagaaaatgtagatGAAAGAATCAAATGAGGATGAGTTCAAATTTGAGAATAGCTTCATTTTGAGGGAGCATTTACTATGTACCAGATAGTATGATAGAAAACTTAACAAATGATTTGTTTAATCATTACAAAGGTGCATCAAGTAGACGTtacctccattttataaatgcaagacctgaaacccagagaggttaagataTTTGCCAAAGGTAACAGAGCAGAGTCAGGATTAAATTCCACACTCTGACTTCCAGAGCCCAAGCTCTTAGAGATAATACAATACTACCTTTGACAAGACCTTCATTCAGATTTAGATAGGAAATCTGTAATCTCCATAAAAAGTTTGCAATGTTGGTTTACCTGTGGTCCAGCAAAGATGCTACTGAGAAGCCAGGCCAAGCCAATCATGAACTGTCCAAGCTTGCTGTTGCTTTTCACTGCTAGAGGCTTGGTGATCGCCAGCGAGCGGTCAAGGCTGATCACCACCATCATGAAGGCGGGGGCGTACATGGAGAAAAGCTTCAGATAGCTGAGGACTTTACAAAGGAGCTCTCCAGCATACCATTGAACAGTTATGTTCCACATTCCATCCAGTGGCATAACAATCAGAGTCTCCAGCAGGTTGGCTAAAgtcaaatgttttaaaagcaaCTTCATTCTCGAgagttttttcctcttctctttcctttgagTCCAATTCTGAAGTTTCAACAAGAAAGAAGTGTTGAAAATTGTGGAGagtagaaaaaggaagaaagtaactGTCACTCGGATCTTTCCAGATAGGGTCAGGGTGGGGAGGCTGCCTGGTGTTAGAGGGATGCTGCTGTTGATCGCTGAACAGAGGTTTTCATTCTGTTCAGGAGAGTCACTGTTTGCCATCCTTTATGGCTGATGCAGCTTCAAGACTCGTGTTTCTGGCACTTctgatattttattgtaattgCACTTGGAGTCCTGTTTTATTTCAGCCTTCTTTGGCTGATAACGTCACAGGTTTATATTTATGTCAAATTTTGTCCCTGagatattttgtatttaaagtgAAAGATCAAGGTGAACTTGTTTTGTGGGCTTGTAATCCAGCAGGGTGCTAAAGCAAAGCAGACAAACACTTTCTGAGGGCCAAATGTAACTGTAGTATCTCAGCAGATGGCCTGGTTTTCACAACATTTTTCCTAAGTGAAGAAGGACGTTTGAAActtaattttgtaattaaaattctCTTAGGATATTATTCAAGTAAATTTAGTGAagatgttttctaaaaaaaaaaccttaagtgTTCTGTTCAATAcatgcaaaatgaaaaagaagaaaatactaaaaaaaaacttGATCCAGTTAAGATTTGTAATTTAAAGAATCACAAATTtgtaatttctcaaaaaatttgttttcttttcaatcaCACAATGCTGAGCATCCAAACActagataaatatatttattcagaACTGTCCTCTATGAAACATCAAACTAATACCTTAACAGTTAGAATCAATTTGATATAATATTGAGATGCATTCAAATTTATCAGTCTTAATGTTTAGATAAAATCATTAACTTCATGAAAAATTTTTGTTATTGCTTTGATTTTATAATTGTCTAATTATTGTACTTGCCGTTTTTGCACATTATTTCATAGGGTAGCTTGGTATTAGAGGGAATACTGTATAAATGTCTTAACCACGTCTATGCAtgcttacggagaaggcaatggcaccctactccagcactcttgcctggaaaatcccacggacggaggagcctcgtgggctgcagtccatggggtcgctaagagtcggacacgactgagtgacttcactttcacttttcactttcatgcattggagaaggaaatggcaacccactccagtgttcttgcctggagaatcccagggacgggggagcctggtgggctgcggtctatggggtcgcacagagtcggacactactgaatcgAATTAGCAGAAGCATGCATgtttatatacaatatacatcCCTTTATATTGTAATTGGACCATTTCACACTAGGGCCACTTAGAAACTTTCTCTGTGTTGTTGCTGTATCTTACACATTGAGTGTTGGATGATGTTTCCTACTACTGGTATGATTTAGATTGGAATTTATTAAATTACCAGATTGATTTGTCTCATCAGCTAGTTTGCTTCTATAGCAGCCAAAGAAAGAATAATGTTAAAAGTAAGGGTGGTTATTTTAATTTAGATGGCCCATTCTTgtagtttcatttatttgtttgttgtcttacattcatttattaaataaataattactaaATACGTGCTATATATACTCTCTTGGCAGGTGAATGAAATATGAATATAGCAtcatttgggcttccttggtgtcttagtggtaaagaatccacctgtcattgcaggagacattggttcaatccctggattgggaagatcccctggagaaggaaccggcaacccactccagtattctagcctgggaaatcctatggacagaagatccttgtgggctatagtccatggggtcacaagacagtcagacatgactcagagactaaccaccaccaacaacattGCATCACCGAGGCCCTGAAGGAGTCTATTCAGTACTATATAAGGATAGATAAGCATATTGGACTTACCTTATGTACCTCGTCAGTTTCTTCTGTGCTAGCTCCTGGGTTTTGAGCAGCTTAGACCAGTTGCTTACCTGGGTTCCGTTTTGGTTGTCACCACGTGCTCAGAAATACTGGCTTCCTTCCTACTTCTAGACCTGGGTGAAATATTATACCACAGGACATGGAATCTACTTCATAAGTGCCTTCCTGAAGGGtctggaaatattttctaatggaTTGTTTTGGTTCTGAAATAGACTGCTTTAGAAAAATCAGTGGTAGAAATAGATGAGTTAGAAATCAAGAGAAGTgtgttttttta from Bos indicus x Bos taurus breed Angus x Brahman F1 hybrid chromosome 6, Bos_hybrid_MaternalHap_v2.0, whole genome shotgun sequence harbors:
- the GNRHR gene encoding gonadotropin-releasing hormone receptor isoform X1, translating into MANSDSPEQNENLCSAINSSIPLTPGSLPTLTLSGKIRVTVTFFLFLLSTIFNTSFLLKLQNWTQRKEKRKKLSRMKLLLKHLTLANLLETLIVMPLDGMWNITVQWYAGELLCKVLSYLKLFSMYAPAFMMVVISLDRSLAITKPLAVKSNSKLGQFMIGLAWLLSSIFAGPQLYIFGMIHLADDSGQTEGFSQCVTHCSFPQWWHQAFYNFFTFSCLFIIPLLIMVICNAKIIFTLTRVLHQDPHKLQLNQSKNNIPRARLRTLKMTVAFATSFTVCWTPYYVLGIWYWFDPDMVNRVSDPVNHFFFLFAFLNPCFDPLIYGYFSL
- the GNRHR gene encoding gonadotropin-releasing hormone receptor isoform X2 gives rise to the protein MANSDSPEQNENLCSAINSSIPLTPGSLPTLTLSGKIRVTVTFFLFLLSTIFNTSFLLKLQNWTQRKEKRKKLSRMKLLLKHLTLANLLETLIVMPLDGMWNITVQWYAGELLCKVLSYLKLFSMYAPAFMMVVISLDRSLAITKPLAVKSNSKLGQFMIGLAWLLSSIFAGPQLPLHHPSSHHGDLQCKNHLYPNKGPSSGSPQTTTESVQEQYTTSSAEDPKDDGCICHFIYCLLDALLCPWNLVLV